Genomic segment of Panicum virgatum strain AP13 chromosome 9N, P.virgatum_v5, whole genome shotgun sequence:
GGTGAAATTAAACGCCTACTAGAGTCCAGGGTGCGCCATTAGTGCGGTATTAAGGAGGAAATTgccttttaaaaaaaagtatttGGAGATGCCTTCGTGAGTTAGTGTAAATATTTACAATGTTGGTAGTGTAATAGTTTTTCGCACTTGTGCATATGTTACCTCTGAACATACAGCAAAGACAAATCTAAAATAATCAGTTGAGGTAGTCGTCATATCATTCACAGAAAAGCACGGCAGCAACATGCTACAATGCAAGCaataagaataagagcaaaaacACTAATTTCAACCTGAGACTTTCTACATAGAGCCCAGAAGTAATTACCTGGCATTGGCAAAATTCAATACCTTCGAACTCAGGTCATAATCTTCAATTAATACGGTGTCGTACGAAGTCAATATTAATTGACGAAAATAACCAGCCTGGGAGATAAAAATCATCGGAAGCTCATGTCTTAACTCTGAACATTTCTGCAGCAGAAAGGTAATGTAAGAATCACAGTAGCCATCGATTTCGTTGAAAAGTACAGTAACAACATACTAAAATGCAAGCAGTAGAAGTAAGAATAGTGCACATAAGTTTGAACGGTAAAGGAGCTGAAACCATGTTAAGATAAACAAAATGTACCAAATAAATATTCAATTGGCGAGTTTGCACTCTTACATTCATGCTCTGTttagttgcataaattttacccccaaaaacatcacatcgaatgtttacAAACCTTTTTGCAcggataggttgtaaatcgcgaaatgaatctaacgagcctaattaataCATGATTTGCAACTTACttcaaaatagtaagattccgtttcaaaaattttacgtgtaaacatctaaacaaggcctcagTCTGCAATCCTACATTCCATTCTATAGAACTCAAATACAATGTACTTCCACTTTCTAGAACTCTCCTCCAGCCTCCGCGTCATTAGTAATTTAGGTAAATTGAGCAAGAGAGAGTCTAAGACTTCTTTAGCAATTGAATTCTTTATGTGCAAGCATTAAAAGCAAGTCTGTCCAGGTCACACCCATATGCCTCATTCCCATGAGAAGACATAGGCTAACTTCTGCATGGAAATCTTCGTCGACAGTGCAGCAAAATTCACAAGCTCTGTAGACAAAATACTACATCCCTACTTACTGAAGATATGCAACAGTTTAGTGCAAAACTAACTGCAAGTTTTGGAATACTAATGTTGGCATCACAAAGGAATAAATTACCTAAAAACGCAAATTTTCAGTCTTGTCGGCAAGCAGCGCAATCTTGTCCCCACGTTCCTGGACCTCCTTATCAACATTGCAATAAGGAATTCAGAAGAAGGTTCAGAACCTAAGCTTTTTGCAATGTAAGACAGTTACTTCTTCCTATAGCAACATATTGTTGGAAGGAGACCTTCCTTAATTCCGTCCAGAGAAACATCGAGCATTTAACAGCCGGCTGATTCAGCACGCAGTCAAGAGAATAGCAAGCACCTGCATCATATATGTTTTGCCGCTGCCTGTTGCCCCGTAGGCGAAGACCGTGGCGTTGACCCCCTCGAATATGCCGGGGATCACTGTGCTGACCCCCCAGTCAAATATCTGGTTGATGTTGTCCTCTTGACTGAACAATGCATCCAGCTTATAATGCTCGCCCCGGCTGCATAAATGGACCAGTAGTCCAGCACACCAACTAAGCACCATGAAACAAGCTAGAAGGCTCTTGCTGAATTAGCAATCAGTTGGCTTGCAGAAGACCATGAAACAAAAGCTAGAAGCCTCTCCACTGAATTAACAATTACTTAATAGTTAGTAGCAGAATAACAACTTGCAGTTTTTTCCAGAAGCACACTATGTTGGAATGAATTTTCCCTTGGTACTTCACTAATTTCTGGCAGTTTTGCTTAATTGGGTGCCAAACGTGATGATCTGAGATCAGCGCAAGAACTACCCGTGTACCATCAAGGGCTCCAACTCGTACGCTGATGATGGGCGCTAGGGAGGCGTACCTGGTGTGCTGGCCCATGAACTGGACGGTGACCTCGCCGCCGAGGTGGCTGTTGAGGAGGGAGACGCAGAGCACCGCCGCAGAGGTGGCCTCCGACGGTAGGAACAGGCGCACGCGCAGGACGACGCGCACCGGCCGCGAAGAGGGCGCGGCGGATCGAGAGGGTGTGGCGGCGCCCGCCATCGGAGAGAGGATGAGGATCACGGCATTGCGCGAGTGGCGAGGCGGGCCCTCGAATTTAGGTTTGTTTCCGCTTAAAAGCTGATTCTGGATGAAAATAAACGAGAATCTCACCCAAACGCTTTGCTTATTTTTCGCTTATTTCAACCACCGCTTCTCTGGAAATCACCAGTTCAACGTAAAACACGATTCTGAGAAAAGCGTATCCAACCTCGCGCACGGGAGAAGCGAGGCTTTTTTCCACACGatacccctccctcctcccgttACCCCTCTCCTCCCGATactgccctgcgccgccgcccctcatcCCTGCGCTGGCGGCCCTCTGCAGCGCTCCTTCGCGCCCTCCTTCTCGTCGTCTGCTCGTCCCTcccgccccacgccgccgcctacTGCCCCAGCGACATTCGTTCCGATGCTCCGCTCCGGCCAGTACCACGGTGTAATCCAATCAACCTCAACCCTTACTCAAGAGCAGGCATCCTGCAGCTATTCCTCGTCGTGTGTGTCTGATCTGTGCGGTTGTttcatttgttttgcagtcGAGATCGGGTGTGGTTTGACGTGGTCGGCCGCCACTGCCCCGCTTTCGCGCTTTAAACCGGGAGGTGAGGCTTTATTGGAAGGCCCGTTCGTTCCATCTCCACGCTTTCTTCTTTTTGGGTGGTTTAGTGATTTGGTTGAGGTTTCTTGTGCAGGTGCTGATGCCGATCCCTCAAGTACTGCAGTATTCAACATGTCTGAGCCTACATTATTTGATTTATGCATAAGCTTCATGGGACATTAGAGAATGTGACTTAGAAGATCCGCTATGGTTTCGTGATTTAGTTGTATCCATCATTTATGTACTCGTAGTTTAGAAATTAGTGCTGGAACAATGTATTGATATATTGTGATATTAATGTATTTGATCTAATAGTAATACTATGTAGTCAAGATACTTAGAAAATATAAGAATTATTGAATTCTACTCGTATTCAGCAAAAAAATGAGATGTCATCAGCCTCAAGGGCATTTCAGACAATTTACCACTCAACTCAGAGAATCGACTCAAAATAATCAGGATTGCCAAACACTCTACTTATTCAGACAGCCGATTCTCTAGGCAGCAGACTTATCTCATAATCCAGATTCTCAGAAAAGCAAGATTCAGAAAAGCGGAAACAAACATGGCCTAGGTGTTCGGAATCGGGGGCGTGGCGTGGCAGCGGGTATGGTGCGTCCAGACGAGCGGTGGGGATTGGAGAGGACGGCCACCATTGGGGCCGGAGACCGAAAACAGCTGCGCAGCAGTGCTGAGCGTGAAGAAGTGTGCAGGGAGAAGCAGCAAGTGCGCAAAGCAGAAtaaggcgacggcggcggcgacatgtACGAGCGAAGAGGGCCAAGGcggagaaggaagaaaagaagaaagaaataaaTGACGCCGTGAAGACTTAAACCACGGCGGGCGCGCGTGCGACGAGAGGCTTTCCAGAAAAGAGGTGGCAGGCGGATTTCTGCAAATGTCGCCAAAATAAAATTCTCTTCTTCGGATTAAAATATTCTGGACTACAAGGGTCTACGCGCGAAAAAAACCAACGCGATTAGGGCCTATCTGGACTGCGCGTTAATTTCGGGaaagtacaattttttttttgaaaatttccacACGTTTGGTTGGCTGCCTCTAGACGGCTGGATCGGCTCCGATCCAACGGCCCGGAAAAGAGGCCACGTAGATGCGGTCCCGGGGCGTGAAAACTTGCAGGATTAGAGAGTTTCGATTAGCAGCGCAAGAGAACTAAATGTTTGCACTAAGCATGAAAGGAGATTAAAAGCCTGCCGTGTGACAGGCTGACAGCACAACTGCTATATAGAAAAATAGCGCACCATGACCGAAGCCTAGTGCAGGACATGCCTTCAGGTGATGCATCCGCGATGTAGCGCAGCCGACTGCAGGTCCTGGAAGGCTGGAACTGGAAGTTCTCCAAGGTAGCACATTATCTGCTTGACGCTACCCTAAGGTATGTTGTGGTTTAGCTCAACTGAACCCTTGTGCAGCTCGTGAGCAGTACGCAAACATACAAAAACTAGCGAAATGCCGAAATCAATGCTTATATGATATTGCTGTCTACACAGACGCAGCAAAAAGCTTCTGGGCGGGCATTCTTCTTTAACATCCAAACCGGTGTGCAAGACTGCACTTCCGTATCGTTGATTTTCTTTCAGCAAAATAGGAAGGCACAGAGTTCTTATTTCTGTTAAGATTAGGTTTTGAAGTTTGAACAACTAGGTGAGGCATCTAAATATATACACTGGAATGAACTCAGGTCCTCGTTATCATGTGGATCAAAATATCAAATGGAAGCACGGAGATGAGCAGCTGCCACTTGATTTTATTTAATAGTCTCTTCGAGGGGTGTATGAACCATTCCTTGGATAATAAGATGCACTAGGAGGTGGCGGGGGCGGGTATACATATGTATATCCAGCCTGCATGGACAACAAAAATTAACTGAGACAAAGCGCAGGTAGCTGCAAATTTCAGAAATATTCACAAGTAGTAAACATCAGAGATATGATAAAGAAGGATTACGAGAAAGCGGGTTATATAAACAAGATATGCCCATGTGGGTGTCTAGACCCAAAAAATCAGTAGGTTTTGTACCCAAAACGAGGGGCAGGGTTCAGCCCAATTTCCAGAATACTGGGGGCAGCTGCCCTCTATTTATGATGACAATATACCTATCATGTATCGTATTGAGATATTAAGTTTACATTTGACAATTAAGCCAGTTTTGTAATTTTAACACATACATGGAGTGACTAAACATACTTCAAAACAGTTAGCGAATGAGCAATATATTCACTCTTGTGATAGTTAATATTGACTTCAAAATATCAAAACTGGAAATATGTATAGCAATCAAACAACAAAATTGTCATGAGTTACCTCATAGTCAGCATAGCTTGTATGACCATAGTAAGCTGATCGTGAAGCTGCAGTTTCTGCCCAAAAGAAATTTTAGATTATACACTAAAATGTTTGGCCAAATGAAAAAAGCGGAAACAAAGAATAACCACAGTACATGAGACCACCACAAGTTTGCAGGGTAATCTAAATAACTAGCaccacaaaaaaaatcaaacaaatcaAATTCTCAAATTAAGTGTTGGTTGAAGACAAAGGAGCTCATGAGAACATTGCTATAATGGTATTTCAGTGGCTCAGTAATTAGTACAGTATTAAAGGAACAGCAAAAACAATACTAGCTCTCTTTTACTATTACTGATATTACAATGGTTTTTTACAATTATTTTATATAGCATCATCCTTTTGAGACATTGTTGGGTTTTCATCTCTAGGCTAAAATGAATGGCAACGTATGCTATGCAAACCACATTCgtatgcaaactatgaaaatttcaatctggaccatcggatcaacaaccaaggggaggggcgcagggggttgggaggggggatttgcaaaagtgtgattacccaatccaagggcgggtccagattgtaaaattatcccATCCCCCATGCCCCTTGGATATTGATCCGATGGCCCAGATTGGAGTTTCTATAGTTTGCATACGAAAGTGGTTTGCATAGCATACGTTGCCAAAATGAATAGTTATTGGTAAAACACTTATCCAAACATATATTTCAGAAACAACTACCAAATGCGCAAAATAAACCCAGATTTCATGGGCTGGGCACTTCAGATGCGCTGGCTATGGTTTGAGAAAACAAACCCAAATCGACCTTGGGCTGGTTTGGAAGTACCTGTGCACCCAAATGCCTCAGCAATGTTTGCTATTTCTGTTGTGACAAATGTGGGCAGTGGCAATAACACTCTTTTCTGGTCAGATCGATGGCTACTTGGGAAAAGTTTAGAAGAATTTGCACCAAATGTTTACAGGATTGTCACACTACGCACTCGAAAGAAAAGAACAGTGGCTGAGGCTTTGGTGGATAATACTTGGGTTTCTGACATAAGGGGCGCACTGAATTGGCATGGTCTTATGGAGTATCTAGATCTTTGGGATGCAATCTCGGATATTCACCTAAGAAATTCGACTGACATACATCGCTGGAAATTTGAGAGCTCAGGTTCCTTCTCCACAAAATCAGCTTATAAAGCCTTCTTTGTTGGCGCCATCAAGTTTGAAACTTGGAAACGTTTGTGGAAGTCTTGGGCCCCTAACAAGTGCAAGATCTTTCTCTGGCTTGCAATCCATAATCGATGTTGGACAGCGGATCGCTTGCAAAAAAGGGGACTGCCACATCCAGACCGTTGTCCCCTTTGCGAccaagaagaagagaacatCCAACATATTTTAACTTCTTGTGTTTTCGCCCGTCAGTTCTGGTTCAACATTCTGCAGCCTCTGAACCTCTTCAGCTTGGCACCAACTTGACGAACAGCCTTTCTTGCTGTCTGGTAGAGGAAATCCTGGAGAAAGGTGCAAAAACATTCTAAAAAGGGGTTCAACTCGCTGGTGATACTTGGAGCATGGATCCTCTGGAAACATCGCAACTCTTGCGTTTTTGATGGATCTGCTCCAAATATTCAGATTGCGATCCAGGCCTTCAAAGATGAAGCGAACCTATGGATTGCAGCAGGCGCTAAAGGCCTTGCTGGCTTGGAACTTGTGAGGACCTCCTAGTTTAGGATTACCATCTCGGTCAGGCCTTTATTTTGTTTATGCCTATGTAACAGTCCTTACTTCTATAAACATTTCCTCACCACTCTGATCCAAGGTGGGGAGAGATTTTTGTAATTGGATCTTTCTCCTTAATACAATGATgcacagctctcctgcgtattcgagagaaaaaaaatgcgcAAAACTGCCATATTTACATGGCATTAAATACATGATATATGAAAACACTGAAATTGGTCTTAAATACTGTAACACCCAAGCAGTCACAAGAGGAATTCAACATGCATAAATGGGGATGCCAGGTAAATGATCATTCCTGTTAATGTGTCATTATTATATATAATAGCAAATGCCTAGTTAATAAAATATACATAACTCACAAGATTATACCTCTAGCATAAGGATGACGATCTATTGGATGGACACCATATTCTGCAATTCTGTGAGCATAAAATAGAACTGAAATTAGGTACAAGCTAAGCCAGACCTCAACAGTACCAAATAGATGCTATAAAGGTCATGGTCTGAATAGGGACAAAGTCATAAATTTTCCCAAAGCGGGCCACATAGTAACAAATAAGTTTTTTTGCAAGTATAGTAACAAATAAGCTATAGGTGGGTatacaaaatttaaatttcgttTTTATTTTGTATGGTAAAAGTTTTGCGTATACATATGGACCTGGAAGAATCTCCCATGGAGTTCACTCGCAATGAATATTGTGAACAGTAACCATAGGCGCGCTATTGCAACAGGCTCACAATCTCACAACGATGTCATGTTGGTTTGTTCGTTGTTACCAGAATCATGGTTCATAGGATATGTGGTACAGACGTACAGTCCTCATCTCTCTGGTACTCTTGGTTTCCCTTGGGATAACAGACTGAGCTGCCATGGCATGCTCTTTTCCAACGCCAGCCACACCTCCATTCCTCCACCGGGAGGTCCTCAACTCTCGCATCAATTGCAGCATCCCCAAAAGCAACTCTTATGTATTACAGCCTCCGTACTGCTGCCTTCTCCGATCTCCTAAACCCAGGGGCAGAGATAGAAAGATCCTTCAGCCCAGGCTAAACCAGTGGACAAGTACAAGTTGACTAAAATTATGCTAAAACTACTGCTTTGGGTCCAAATACTATATATATTTACATGGGATGAAGTTAGCTGGACCTGTGCTGCAGCACACCGAGCACGGGCCCCGGCTCCACCCCTGCCTAAGCCCCTCAGTCTTCGTCCATTGGGGTTTGT
This window contains:
- the LOC120690694 gene encoding kinesin-like protein KIN-10C isoform X5, with the translated sequence MAGAATPSRSAAPSSRPVRVVLRVRLFLPSEATSAAVLCVSLLNSHLGGEVTVQFMGQHTSRGEHYKLDALFSQEDNINQIFDWGVSTVIPGIFEGVNATVFAYGATGSGKTYMMQKCSELRHELPMIFISQAGYFRQLILTSYDTVLIEDYDLSSKVLNFANAR
- the LOC120690694 gene encoding kinesin-like protein KIN-10C isoform X6, which gives rise to MAGAATPSRSAAPSSRPVRVVLRVRLFLPSEATSAAVLCVSLLNSHLGGEVTVQFMGQHTSRGEHYKLDALFSQEDNINQIFDWGVSTVIPGIFEGVNATVFAYGATGSGKTYMMQEVQERGDKIALLADKTENLRF
- the LOC120690694 gene encoding kinesin-like protein KIN-10C isoform X2; translation: MAGAATPSRSAAPSSRPVRVVLRVRLFLPSEATSAAVLCVSLLNSHLGGEVTVQFMGQHTSRGEHYKLDALFSQEDNINQIFDWGVSTVIPGIFEGVNATVFAYGATGSGKTYMMQKCSELRHELPMIFISQAGYFRQLILTSYDTVLIEDYDLSSKVLNFANARAGVSARQRQS
- the LOC120690694 gene encoding kinesin-like protein KIN-10C isoform X1, with translation MAGAATPSRSAAPSSRPVRVVLRVRLFLPSEATSAAVLCVSLLNSHLGGEVTVQFMGQHTSRGEHYKLDALFSQEDNINQIFDWGVSTVIPGIFEGVNATVFAYGATGSGKTYMMQKCSELRHELPMIFISQAGYFRQLILTSYDTVLIEDYDLSSKVLNFANARVQMGLSLEANI
- the LOC120690694 gene encoding kinesin-like protein KIN-10C isoform X3, with product MAGAATPSRSAAPSSRPVRVVLRVRLFLPSEATSAAVLCVSLLNSHLGGEVTVQFMGQHTSRGEHYKLDALFSQEDNINQIFDWGVSTVIPGIFEGVNATVFAYGATGSGKTYMMQKCSELRHELPMIFISQAGYFRQLILTSYDTVLIEDYDLSSKVLNFANARSRYKERR
- the LOC120690694 gene encoding kinesin-like protein KIN-10C isoform X4 → MAGAATPSRSAAPSSRPVRVVLRVRLFLPSEATSAAVLCVSLLNSHLGGEVTVQFMGQHTSRGEHYKLDALFSQEDNINQIFDWGVSTVIPGIFEGVNATVFAYGATGSGKTYMMQKCSELRHELPMIFISQAGYFRQLILTSYDTVLIEDYDLSSKVLNFANARYSI